In Desulfosediminicola ganghwensis, a single window of DNA contains:
- a CDS encoding methylglyoxal synthase, with amino-acid sequence MKVQKRIGLVAHDNRKEALIEWVDHNRDELLKHELICTGTTGKLVEECLCQNGAPAPLITKLKSGPLGGDQQLGGMIAEGKVDMLIFLWDPMQPHPHDVDVKALLRITVLYNLPTANNRSSADFLISSPLMRQEYHPQLQDYSSYIQRKL; translated from the coding sequence ATGAAAGTACAAAAAAGAATTGGCCTGGTGGCCCACGACAACAGGAAAGAGGCACTCATCGAATGGGTTGATCACAACCGTGACGAACTCCTAAAACATGAACTTATCTGCACAGGCACCACCGGCAAACTGGTGGAGGAGTGTCTATGCCAAAACGGTGCGCCAGCCCCGTTGATCACGAAGCTGAAAAGCGGGCCTTTAGGCGGTGACCAGCAGCTGGGCGGGATGATCGCTGAAGGGAAAGTGGATATGCTGATTTTCCTCTGGGACCCGATGCAGCCACACCCGCACGATGTCGACGTAAAAGCACTCTTGAGAATTACCGTACTCTACAATCTTCCCACGGCAAATAACCGCTCCAGCGCAGATTTCCTGATTTCATCGCCGTTAATGCGGCAGGAGTATCATCCACAGCTGCAGGATTACAGCTCCTACATCCAGAGAAAATTATAA
- a CDS encoding multiheme c-type cytochrome, protein MRWKVFFAFLLAVLLCVTVAQAENQCLTCHEGIEPISEDPEVHDMECVECHFGDASATDAEAAHKGMFANPSDMRVIDQTCGTCHDEIVEHVKKSLHATSAGKISGTRYAWGLQDKMAAEYATYAVEDDSPEGEHAVKSLAQLPMYKYDQPESPDNHPANDYLRNQCLRCHVWSDGHQRDGDYRASGCASCHVEYSDAGLYEGGDPTIPKDQKDRPKLHRITKKITETQCLHCHNRGGRTGVSYIGTIESDGYGTPWRADGSKQPKLHGKNYNHLQANIHYERGMTCIDCHTMLELHGDGNIYLKREHALEVVCVNCHGTLEAATDMKTSRGNEMTNLAKKGDSIVLTSKLDGKEHVVPQLVEAELSPEAYVAKKAVPVHMEKLECYSCHARWASQCYGCHAKQDVSKPSGDWLQGKPGGDPSKNSMKGNRENSAYAWDESRSYVRWITPVLGINSRGKVSPLIPGCQAIFTQVDGENPLVNNKVFTTRDGLTGISHTPIHPHTTSIKARSCMDCHANRKTLGLGGGIYDIEGNFPDGAPIDFELERIVDENGTQLQAIPHEVARPFNKEELELMQKAGTCIACHKKDQKFWMSLKEKSGIKGAPNDELHQKAIEAILEHGSK, encoded by the coding sequence ATGCGATGGAAAGTATTTTTTGCCTTCCTGTTGGCTGTCCTTTTGTGTGTAACAGTAGCCCAGGCCGAAAATCAGTGTCTGACTTGCCATGAGGGGATTGAGCCAATTTCCGAAGATCCGGAAGTACATGATATGGAGTGCGTGGAGTGTCATTTCGGTGACGCTTCTGCCACAGATGCTGAGGCGGCGCATAAGGGGATGTTTGCCAATCCCAGTGACATGCGGGTTATCGATCAAACCTGTGGTACCTGCCATGACGAGATTGTGGAGCATGTGAAAAAATCACTCCATGCCACCAGCGCCGGAAAAATTTCAGGCACGCGCTACGCCTGGGGGTTGCAGGATAAAATGGCTGCAGAGTACGCCACCTACGCTGTCGAGGATGACAGTCCGGAAGGTGAGCATGCAGTCAAATCCCTGGCCCAGCTCCCCATGTACAAGTATGACCAGCCAGAGAGCCCGGACAACCACCCGGCCAACGATTATTTACGGAACCAGTGCTTGCGCTGCCATGTCTGGAGTGATGGACACCAGCGCGATGGTGACTACCGTGCCAGTGGCTGTGCTTCCTGCCATGTGGAGTATTCTGATGCAGGGCTTTATGAGGGTGGTGACCCAACTATACCGAAGGATCAGAAGGATCGCCCAAAGCTGCATCGCATTACCAAAAAAATAACTGAGACCCAGTGTCTGCATTGCCATAATCGTGGTGGACGTACCGGCGTGAGCTATATCGGCACCATCGAAAGTGATGGCTACGGTACCCCATGGCGTGCCGATGGCAGCAAGCAACCCAAGCTGCATGGCAAGAATTACAACCATCTGCAGGCCAATATTCACTATGAAAGGGGAATGACCTGTATTGACTGCCATACCATGCTGGAGTTGCACGGTGACGGAAATATATATCTAAAACGGGAACATGCGCTGGAGGTTGTCTGTGTGAATTGTCATGGCACCCTTGAAGCCGCAACGGATATGAAGACCAGCCGTGGCAATGAGATGACGAATCTTGCCAAAAAGGGTGATTCGATTGTGCTTACTTCAAAGCTTGATGGCAAGGAACATGTGGTTCCGCAATTGGTGGAAGCAGAGCTTTCTCCTGAGGCGTATGTGGCCAAAAAGGCGGTGCCGGTACATATGGAGAAACTTGAATGTTATTCATGCCATGCCAGGTGGGCCTCTCAATGTTATGGCTGCCATGCCAAGCAGGATGTCTCAAAGCCATCGGGCGATTGGCTGCAGGGCAAACCCGGTGGCGATCCGAGTAAGAATTCCATGAAGGGGAATCGCGAAAACAGTGCCTACGCCTGGGATGAGTCCCGCTCCTATGTGCGTTGGATAACCCCGGTTCTGGGGATCAACTCCAGGGGCAAGGTGAGCCCCCTTATTCCTGGTTGCCAGGCTATTTTCACCCAGGTTGATGGCGAAAACCCGCTGGTAAACAATAAGGTCTTTACCACCAGGGATGGACTCACAGGTATCAGTCATACGCCGATTCACCCCCACACTACTTCTATAAAAGCCAGAAGTTGTATGGACTGCCATGCAAACCGCAAAACTCTGGGACTAGGAGGTGGAATATATGATATCGAAGGGAATTTTCCAGACGGAGCGCCCATCGATTTTGAGCTTGAGCGAATAGTGGATGAAAACGGTACGCAGCTACAGGCTATTCCCCATGAGGTCGCACGGCCATTTAACAAGGAAGAGTTGGAGCTTATGCAAAAGGCGGGGACCTGCATCGCTTGCCACAAGAAGGATCAGAAATTCTGGATGAGCCTTAAAGAGAAAAGTGGAATTAAAGGAGCGCCGAATGACGAATTGCACCAGAAGGCGATTGAGGCGATTCTGGAACATGGTAGCAAGTAG
- a CDS encoding 3-hydroxyacyl-CoA dehydrogenase/enoyl-CoA hydratase family protein has protein sequence MRQINRVGVLGAGVMGATIAAHLANAGLEVLLLDIVPKELTEQEQAKGLTMESPQVRNRIAQAGRDGLLKMKPAPFYLKEYVAQIAVGNLEDDLAKLKECDWVIEVVVEYMPIKLDLLKKLVPNLAPGAILSTNTSGLSANEMAEVLPAEIRKNFLVTHFFNPPRYMRLMELVPTTATDPAVMKGMADFISSRLGKGIVFAKDTANFIGNRIGVYAIYKAMQHMVEMDMTVEEVDAVAGPATARPKSAAFRTADLVGLDTLAHVGKNSYDLCPDDEEREVFKTPDFMAKLVENGWLGNKTRQGFYKKAKVDGKRQIFYFDYKEGDYKPLAKPKFASVGMVKQVDDPAQKIKMIVGAADKGAEFAWKSIRDTLIYAFNRIPEIADDVVNIDNAMKWGFNWEIGPFEMLDAIGIASFVKRAEKDGVVVPEKMKGIESFYRFADNGTQEYYDVLKGEYVPVPLKEGQIKLDILKKAGKVVEKNANCSIIDLGDGVFGFEFHSKMNSISGDILAMTHKAVKRAEEEGVGLVVGNHGANFSVGANLMMLAVAMAEGAYDDINMVLKNFQNATMALKYAKVPVVAAPFGMALGGGCEFSLHADAMNAYAETYMGLVEIGVGLLPAGGGTKEMCVRAVDIAAQYKTDPQPFVFKHFEQIAMAKVSMGAAELAGMGYMRNGDSITMDIDRLIGDAKQKVLALAVNYRPKLKRTDIAAPGRNIAASIKSQLWNMQQGNFITEYESQMGGMIADVICGGDVNPGTIVTEDYLLQLERENFVRLCGNKKTAERVQHMLKTGKPLRN, from the coding sequence ATGAGGCAGATTAATCGTGTAGGTGTACTCGGCGCCGGAGTCATGGGAGCGACTATCGCTGCTCATCTGGCAAATGCTGGGCTTGAGGTTCTTTTGCTGGATATCGTGCCGAAGGAACTTACTGAGCAGGAGCAGGCAAAAGGCCTGACCATGGAAAGCCCCCAGGTGCGTAATCGCATCGCCCAGGCTGGTCGTGACGGACTGCTGAAGATGAAACCGGCCCCGTTTTATTTGAAAGAATATGTTGCTCAGATTGCAGTGGGCAACCTGGAAGATGACCTGGCTAAACTTAAAGAGTGCGACTGGGTTATTGAAGTCGTGGTCGAGTACATGCCTATCAAACTCGACTTGCTGAAGAAACTGGTACCTAATCTTGCTCCGGGTGCGATTCTTTCCACCAACACTTCAGGACTCTCGGCAAACGAGATGGCCGAGGTGCTTCCTGCGGAGATTCGCAAAAATTTCCTGGTAACCCATTTCTTCAATCCACCGCGCTACATGCGTCTGATGGAGCTGGTGCCAACCACTGCCACCGACCCGGCAGTTATGAAGGGCATGGCCGATTTTATCTCCAGCCGTCTGGGTAAGGGTATTGTTTTCGCCAAGGATACCGCAAACTTCATCGGTAACCGCATCGGTGTCTATGCCATTTACAAGGCCATGCAGCATATGGTCGAGATGGATATGACAGTAGAAGAGGTTGACGCAGTAGCAGGTCCGGCCACAGCACGGCCCAAGAGTGCCGCTTTTAGAACCGCTGATCTGGTTGGTCTCGATACCCTGGCCCATGTAGGGAAAAACTCGTATGATCTTTGCCCGGATGATGAGGAGCGTGAGGTCTTCAAGACACCTGATTTCATGGCCAAGCTGGTTGAGAATGGCTGGTTGGGTAACAAGACCAGGCAGGGCTTTTATAAAAAAGCGAAGGTAGATGGCAAGCGCCAGATCTTTTACTTCGATTACAAAGAAGGTGACTACAAGCCGTTGGCCAAGCCGAAGTTCGCTTCTGTAGGCATGGTCAAGCAGGTGGATGACCCAGCCCAGAAAATCAAGATGATCGTTGGTGCCGCCGACAAAGGTGCTGAGTTTGCCTGGAAATCAATCCGCGACACCCTCATTTATGCTTTTAACCGCATTCCGGAAATTGCTGACGACGTAGTCAATATAGACAACGCCATGAAGTGGGGTTTTAACTGGGAAATCGGCCCATTCGAGATGCTGGATGCAATCGGTATTGCTTCTTTCGTCAAGCGGGCGGAAAAAGACGGTGTGGTTGTTCCCGAGAAAATGAAGGGAATTGAGAGCTTCTATCGCTTCGCTGATAACGGAACCCAGGAATACTACGACGTTCTCAAGGGCGAATACGTACCTGTACCGTTGAAAGAGGGTCAGATCAAGCTCGATATCCTGAAGAAAGCCGGCAAGGTTGTCGAGAAAAACGCCAACTGTTCCATCATCGATCTGGGTGACGGTGTTTTCGGTTTCGAGTTCCATTCCAAGATGAACTCTATCAGTGGCGACATCCTGGCCATGACCCATAAAGCGGTCAAGCGGGCTGAAGAAGAAGGTGTTGGCCTGGTGGTCGGTAACCACGGGGCGAACTTCTCCGTAGGTGCCAATCTGATGATGCTGGCAGTCGCCATGGCCGAGGGTGCGTACGACGACATCAATATGGTGCTCAAGAATTTCCAGAATGCCACCATGGCTCTCAAATACGCCAAGGTGCCGGTTGTTGCAGCTCCATTTGGTATGGCTCTGGGCGGTGGTTGTGAGTTCAGCCTCCACGCCGATGCTATGAATGCCTATGCCGAAACATATATGGGGCTGGTTGAAATCGGTGTTGGCCTGCTGCCTGCGGGTGGTGGTACCAAGGAGATGTGTGTTCGTGCGGTTGATATCGCAGCTCAGTATAAAACCGACCCACAACCATTTGTCTTCAAACACTTCGAGCAGATCGCCATGGCAAAAGTGTCCATGGGTGCTGCAGAACTGGCTGGCATGGGCTACATGCGCAACGGCGATTCCATCACCATGGACATCGACAGACTGATTGGTGATGCCAAGCAGAAGGTGCTGGCTCTTGCAGTGAATTATCGTCCGAAACTCAAGCGCACTGATATCGCAGCCCCAGGTCGCAACATTGCTGCATCAATCAAGAGTCAGCTCTGGAATATGCAGCAGGGTAATTTCATCACTGAGTATGAGTCCCAGATGGGTGGCATGATTGCAGATGTTATCTGCGGCGGTGATGTGAACCCCGGCACCATCGTGACCGAGGATTATTTGCTGCAGCTCGAGCGTGAAAATTTCGTGCGGTTGTGCGGCAACAAGAAGACCGCCGAGCGTGTCCAGCATATGCTTAAGACCGGCAAGCCGCTAAGAAACTAG
- a CDS encoding putative quinol monooxygenase: MYIVSVCFVIKDAYVELFKKEMSQQARRCLDREEGCLQFDLGQDPDNPSRFFLYELYTDEAAFEVHKKTEHFVSFAELVGDWIAERSLDTWQRIEQQ, encoded by the coding sequence ATGTATATCGTAAGTGTATGTTTTGTTATAAAGGATGCATATGTCGAACTGTTTAAAAAGGAGATGAGCCAACAGGCCAGAAGGTGTCTGGACAGGGAGGAAGGCTGTCTTCAGTTCGATCTGGGGCAGGACCCGGATAACCCCAGCCGTTTTTTCCTCTACGAGTTGTATACCGATGAGGCTGCCTTTGAGGTGCACAAAAAGACCGAGCATTTTGTCTCTTTTGCGGAACTGGTGGGAGATTGGATTGCCGAAAGAAGCCTGGATACCTGGCAGAGGATAGAGCAGCAATAG
- a CDS encoding thiolase family protein has protein sequence MKTAYILASYRTPGCRATKGKFKDMRPDDLAALAIKGLVERTEIDPATVEDVYLGCAFPEGEQGMNMGRVAAMKAGLPIEVSGQTINRFCSSGLQTISMAAERVMCGFADCIIAGGAESMSSVPMGGLKYSANPGLMVNWPEAFASMGVTAENVAAQYGITREMMDEFGAASNAKAAAAIKEGRFTDEIIPVEIEHTKLVGGKIKREKELVTVDDGVRPGTTAESLGRLRSVFKVGGPVTAGNSSQMTDGAAVTLVVSEDYLKKIAKDPFARFVSFAVKGVAPEVMGIGPIAAIPEALRLANLKKEDLDLIELNEAFAAQALACIKTLGLNKDIINVNGGAIALGHPLGCTGAKLTATLLHELGRRQGKYGMVSMCIGGGMGAAGIFEKL, from the coding sequence ATGAAAACAGCCTACATTCTGGCAAGCTACAGAACTCCTGGCTGCCGGGCGACTAAAGGAAAATTCAAGGATATGCGGCCGGATGACCTGGCGGCACTTGCCATAAAAGGACTGGTGGAGAGGACGGAAATCGATCCCGCCACCGTGGAAGATGTTTATCTTGGCTGCGCCTTCCCGGAAGGGGAGCAGGGCATGAACATGGGCCGTGTGGCGGCAATGAAAGCGGGCTTGCCCATCGAGGTATCCGGTCAGACAATAAACCGCTTCTGCTCTTCAGGTCTGCAGACCATTTCCATGGCGGCAGAGCGTGTCATGTGCGGTTTTGCCGACTGTATCATCGCCGGTGGCGCCGAGTCCATGTCCAGTGTGCCCATGGGCGGTTTGAAATACTCCGCCAACCCGGGCCTGATGGTCAACTGGCCGGAGGCGTTTGCTTCCATGGGTGTTACCGCAGAAAATGTGGCCGCGCAATATGGCATCACCCGTGAGATGATGGATGAGTTCGGTGCTGCCAGCAATGCAAAAGCAGCCGCGGCAATCAAAGAAGGCCGGTTTACCGATGAGATCATCCCGGTAGAGATTGAGCACACCAAGCTGGTGGGCGGCAAGATCAAGCGCGAAAAGGAACTGGTCACGGTTGATGATGGTGTTCGCCCTGGCACAACTGCAGAGAGTCTTGGCAGGCTGCGTTCCGTATTCAAGGTAGGCGGCCCGGTTACAGCCGGTAACTCCTCTCAGATGACCGATGGTGCGGCGGTGACACTGGTAGTTTCAGAAGATTACCTGAAAAAGATCGCTAAAGATCCTTTTGCCCGCTTCGTATCCTTTGCCGTGAAAGGTGTTGCCCCTGAAGTTATGGGTATCGGCCCTATTGCCGCTATCCCGGAGGCGCTGAGGCTGGCCAACCTGAAGAAAGAAGACCTGGACCTTATCGAGCTGAACGAGGCTTTTGCTGCCCAGGCCCTGGCCTGCATCAAGACACTCGGTCTCAATAAGGACATTATCAATGTCAATGGTGGCGCCATCGCTCTCGGTCATCCGCTTGGATGTACCGGTGCCAAGCTGACCGCAACCCTGCTGCACGAGCTGGGCCGCCGTCAAGGCAAGTATGGCATGGTTTCCATGTGTATCGGCGGCGGTATGGGCGCAGCCGGAATATTCGAAAAACTGTAA
- the ybaK gene encoding Cys-tRNA(Pro) deacylase, whose protein sequence is MTPAINILKKKKITHKVHSYSHDGDHPSYGLEAAEKLGLDPDQVFKTLVAELGDGSLVVAIIPVNQMLSMKLLAKAAGAKKATMADKAKVEKTTGYVLGGVSPLGQKKLLKTYIDASAATFPTIHVSAGRRGLEIELNHNDLLTLTRGALADICQV, encoded by the coding sequence ATGACACCCGCAATCAATATCCTGAAGAAAAAGAAAATCACCCATAAAGTTCACTCCTACAGCCATGACGGCGACCATCCATCCTACGGTCTTGAAGCGGCTGAAAAGCTTGGCCTGGACCCTGATCAGGTTTTCAAGACCCTGGTGGCGGAACTCGGTGATGGATCCCTGGTCGTTGCCATCATCCCCGTCAATCAGATGCTCAGCATGAAATTGCTGGCAAAAGCCGCCGGCGCCAAAAAAGCTACCATGGCTGATAAAGCAAAAGTGGAGAAAACCACCGGCTACGTATTGGGTGGAGTGAGCCCGCTCGGCCAGAAGAAACTGCTGAAAACCTATATTGATGCGAGTGCCGCCACCTTCCCCACCATCCATGTAAGTGCAGGGAGAAGAGGGTTGGAAATTGAGCTGAACCACAATGATTTACTGACGCTTACCCGAGGAGCACTGGCTGATATATGTCAGGTTTAA
- a CDS encoding AMP-dependent synthetase/ligase, translating to MNFLSYQSVPAILRDNARKYAGRTAISYKKRGVFLSLTYQEFYERVILLARGLKKAGVKPGDRVAIFSENRLGWAISDFGIQSAGAITVPIYATNTGKQAAYVINHCEAKVVFVSTKSQYEKLFAIRDQIPNVELVISYERFMGDRSFPVYTQYQLSEVSTPLSEEDCSVIEKEIDSIKQEDIITIIYTSGTTGVPKGVLLTQRNILANAHHGIKRVKVTESQQTFLSFLPLSHVLERTGGYYTTLLTGNHVAFAENVQKVMENMVEIRPTNMVSVPRLFEKIYSRIYENVHQASNFKRNLFHRAVEVGREYVHKKYIKKEPLGLLELRYQFFDRLVFKKVRERFGGKLDYFICGGAPLDKTVNEFMWIIGLPVFNGYGLTETSPAVTLSSYQDVRFDSVGKPLDETEVKLGDDGELFVKGPQVMREYYKNDEATSKNLEDGWFRTGDIATIDEQGFVYIIDRKKEIIVTAGGKNIAPQPIENELKLDKYISQAYVYGDMKPYLVALLTPNLERLIDLGRELEVDYIDMEELVTHKKVMELYTERVEALNANLPSYKTIKRFALLPREFTIEGGELTPTLKLKRKEIFNKYKDTIEELYMKAGNGLVGRPKTDNGDNK from the coding sequence ATGAACTTTCTGTCATATCAGTCGGTCCCAGCAATTCTCAGAGACAATGCCAGGAAATATGCCGGAAGGACGGCTATCAGCTATAAAAAGCGTGGGGTATTTCTTTCCCTGACCTACCAGGAGTTTTATGAACGGGTAATACTGTTGGCGCGAGGTCTGAAGAAGGCTGGCGTCAAGCCCGGGGACAGGGTGGCGATTTTTTCCGAAAACAGATTGGGCTGGGCGATTTCCGATTTTGGAATTCAGTCGGCGGGGGCCATTACAGTCCCGATCTACGCAACAAACACCGGCAAGCAGGCGGCATACGTTATCAACCACTGTGAGGCCAAGGTAGTCTTCGTTTCAACCAAGTCGCAGTACGAAAAGCTTTTTGCCATACGGGATCAGATTCCCAACGTCGAACTGGTTATCTCATATGAACGTTTTATGGGAGACCGCTCTTTTCCGGTTTACACCCAGTATCAGCTTTCTGAAGTATCGACTCCGCTTTCTGAAGAAGATTGTAGTGTTATTGAAAAGGAGATCGATTCAATCAAGCAGGAAGATATCATCACCATTATTTACACCTCTGGCACCACCGGTGTTCCCAAGGGCGTGCTGCTCACCCAGAGGAACATCCTGGCCAATGCCCATCACGGTATCAAAAGAGTAAAAGTGACGGAGAGTCAGCAGACATTTTTGTCCTTTCTGCCACTCAGTCACGTGTTGGAGCGTACCGGCGGGTATTACACTACGCTGCTTACTGGCAATCACGTCGCTTTTGCCGAGAATGTGCAGAAGGTCATGGAAAACATGGTCGAGATACGTCCGACCAACATGGTCAGCGTACCGCGTCTGTTCGAGAAGATCTATTCCCGCATTTACGAGAACGTCCATCAGGCATCAAACTTCAAGCGTAACCTGTTCCACAGGGCGGTTGAGGTCGGGCGGGAATATGTGCATAAAAAGTATATTAAAAAAGAGCCACTCGGTTTGCTCGAGTTGCGCTATCAATTCTTTGACCGTCTGGTTTTCAAAAAGGTCCGAGAACGTTTTGGCGGTAAGCTCGATTACTTTATCTGCGGCGGTGCACCGCTTGACAAGACCGTCAACGAGTTCATGTGGATTATCGGTCTGCCGGTCTTTAACGGCTACGGTCTGACTGAAACCAGCCCTGCGGTAACGCTTTCAAGTTACCAGGATGTTCGTTTCGACTCTGTTGGTAAACCGTTGGATGAAACCGAGGTGAAGCTCGGTGACGACGGTGAGCTCTTTGTCAAAGGTCCGCAGGTCATGCGTGAGTATTACAAGAATGATGAAGCCACCAGTAAAAACCTCGAAGATGGTTGGTTCCGGACCGGCGATATCGCCACCATAGACGAGCAGGGGTTTGTCTATATCATCGACCGCAAAAAAGAGATCATCGTTACAGCGGGTGGCAAGAATATCGCTCCGCAACCAATCGAAAATGAATTGAAGCTTGATAAGTACATCTCCCAGGCCTACGTGTACGGCGACATGAAACCGTATCTGGTGGCACTGCTCACCCCGAATCTCGAACGTCTGATCGATTTGGGCCGTGAACTGGAGGTGGACTATATCGACATGGAAGAGCTTGTTACCCATAAAAAGGTGATGGAGCTTTATACCGAGCGTGTGGAGGCACTCAATGCGAATTTGCCTTCATATAAAACCATTAAACGATTTGCCCTTCTTCCTCGGGAATTCACCATTGAAGGAGGCGAGCTGACCCCCACTCTCAAACTGAAACGTAAAGAAATCTTCAACAAGTACAAAGACACCATTGAAGAATTGTACATGAAAGCTGGTAACGGCTTAGTCGGCCGGCCGAAAACAGATAATGGAGATAACAAATGA
- a CDS encoding acyl-CoA dehydrogenase family protein: MSDNILKGGEYLIAETPCASVFTPEDFSDEQRQMGETTEQFVQNEIWPHVEEIDKQDFDIVVKGLRQCGELGLLMMDAPEEYGGLELDKASSMLVAEKISQGGSFSVAYTCHTGIGTLPLVYYGTPAQKEKYLEKLISGEWPAAYCLTEPGSGSDALGAQSTATLSEDGKHYILNGTKQFITNGGFAELFTVFAKIDKEHFTAFLVEKSFDGLVVGAEEKKLGIKGSSTTQIILDNCKVPVENVLGEIGKGHKIAFNVLNIGRFKLGAAVAGASKMALVEGIKYANERSQFGKKISSFGAIGEKIANMTAEIYAAESLVYRMAGVLDETIAKIDRSADNYYELYLKAIEEYAPECGIAKVYCSEVLQRTVDEVVQIHGGYGFVSEYPAERYYRDERINRIFEGTNEINRLLIPGMILRKAMKGQLPLQSEAMKAFESLMTPSFDEIDDSIPFAAEKALIKNLKTLFLILAGAGVQKYMDKIADEQEILMAAADIAIQIYALESAVLRAEKIMPAASERKQELVKAAVKVCAFTMTEEVSKAAKQGAFYIEEGDTLTMILSGIRRFAKYDATGLLKAKRLLAATACEEEKYLF, encoded by the coding sequence ATGTCTGATAATATATTAAAAGGCGGCGAATATCTGATAGCGGAAACTCCTTGTGCGAGTGTCTTTACTCCGGAGGATTTCTCAGACGAACAGCGACAGATGGGGGAAACCACAGAGCAGTTTGTTCAAAACGAGATTTGGCCTCATGTGGAAGAGATTGATAAGCAGGATTTTGATATCGTAGTCAAGGGCTTGCGGCAGTGTGGCGAGCTCGGTCTGTTGATGATGGATGCGCCCGAAGAGTATGGTGGCCTTGAACTCGATAAGGCTTCATCAATGCTGGTTGCGGAAAAAATTTCCCAGGGCGGGTCGTTCTCTGTGGCATATACCTGTCACACTGGTATCGGCACCCTGCCACTTGTCTATTATGGAACCCCGGCGCAGAAAGAAAAATACCTGGAGAAGCTCATCTCCGGCGAATGGCCTGCCGCCTATTGTCTGACCGAACCGGGTTCGGGCAGTGACGCCCTTGGTGCTCAGTCGACTGCGACCCTTTCTGAAGACGGGAAGCATTATATTCTGAACGGTACCAAGCAGTTTATTACCAACGGTGGTTTTGCCGAACTGTTTACGGTTTTCGCCAAGATCGACAAAGAGCACTTCACCGCCTTCCTGGTTGAAAAGTCATTTGACGGTCTGGTGGTTGGTGCTGAAGAGAAGAAACTTGGTATCAAGGGTTCTTCCACTACCCAGATCATTCTCGATAACTGTAAGGTTCCTGTAGAAAACGTGTTGGGCGAGATCGGCAAAGGGCATAAGATCGCTTTTAACGTGCTGAACATCGGCCGTTTTAAGCTCGGTGCAGCTGTCGCCGGTGCGTCCAAAATGGCTCTTGTTGAAGGAATCAAGTATGCCAACGAGCGCTCTCAGTTCGGCAAGAAAATCTCCAGTTTTGGCGCAATAGGTGAGAAGATCGCCAATATGACAGCCGAGATCTACGCCGCAGAATCTCTGGTCTACCGCATGGCCGGTGTACTTGATGAGACCATTGCCAAGATCGACAGATCCGCCGACAATTACTACGAACTGTATCTGAAGGCAATCGAAGAGTACGCCCCTGAGTGCGGTATCGCTAAAGTCTACTGTAGTGAGGTTCTGCAACGCACCGTGGATGAGGTTGTCCAGATTCATGGTGGGTACGGTTTTGTCAGCGAGTACCCTGCAGAACGTTACTATCGCGACGAGCGTATTAACCGGATATTTGAGGGAACCAACGAGATCAATCGTCTGCTCATTCCAGGCATGATCCTCAGAAAAGCCATGAAAGGTCAGCTGCCGCTGCAGTCAGAGGCAATGAAGGCCTTTGAGTCGCTGATGACCCCGAGTTTCGATGAGATTGACGACTCCATACCTTTTGCAGCGGAAAAAGCGTTGATCAAGAATCTCAAAACCCTGTTCCTCATTCTCGCCGGCGCTGGTGTCCAGAAGTACATGGATAAGATTGCCGACGAGCAGGAAATCCTGATGGCGGCTGCTGATATCGCCATTCAGATCTACGCCCTTGAGAGTGCAGTGCTTCGTGCAGAGAAAATCATGCCGGCCGCAAGCGAGCGTAAGCAGGAACTGGTGAAAGCCGCAGTGAAAGTCTGTGCATTTACCATGACCGAAGAGGTCAGCAAAGCGGCAAAGCAAGGCGCTTTTTATATCGAAGAGGGCGACACCCTGACCATGATCCTCTCCGGTATCCGTAGATTTGCCAAGTACGATGCAACCGGCCTTTTAAAGGCCAAGCGTCTCCTGGCTGCAACTGCCTGTGAAGAAGAGAAATATCTCTTCTAG